A window of the Buteo buteo chromosome 8, bButBut1.hap1.1, whole genome shotgun sequence genome harbors these coding sequences:
- the TAF13 gene encoding transcription initiation factor TFIID subunit 13 isoform X2 codes for MADEEEDAPFEEDAEEAGGGLDGGQVRCMMYGFGDDQNPYTESVDILEDLVIEFITEMTHKAMSIGRQGRVQVEDIVFLIRKDPRKFARVKDLLTMNEELKRARKAFDEANYGS; via the exons ATGGCTGACGAGGAGGAGGACGCGCCG TTTGAAGAAGACGCGGAAGAAGCCGGCGGGGGCCTGGACGGCGGGCAAG TAAGATGCATGATGTATGGATTCGGGGATGACCAGAACCCTTACACAGAATCGGTGGACATTCTCGAGGACCTGGTAATAGAGTTTATCACAGAAATG ACACACAAGGCCATGTCAATTGGGCGGCAGGGTCGTGTACAGGTTGAGGACATTGTCTTTCTAATACGCAAGGACCCCCGGAAGTTTGCCAGAGTTAAAGACCTCCTAACTATGAATGAAGAACTGAAACGAGCCAGAAAGGCCTTTGATGAAGCAAACTATGGATCCTGA
- the LOC142033840 gene encoding endogenous retroviral envelope protein HEMO-like produces MDFTRKGTFDAQICETLIVMLLSWTLPKGQAWDRNTYLNITESISKALNLSDCWVCNPLPRGNMELPFLGIPTTNWTSLTRDGPDRNGSCPYGKGNTQRGPSFDLEVPDPKEVLITGRYLNITDNIWGDMDNCSLAENLGTFDKGKLERLGLNLTISFYYIRKPKRGRGQDRSESHLGPRCNIGPRYWWLCGDGRARKSLPQNWKGHCVRGYLTPQTSIFKGASPPRGLLRTPWLRVKRTENPLIIRGTGYHSFIRWLIPSLARVSKLEKAIVNISATLEIIENATTDAIRGLQLEIQSLSKVVLQNRMGLDMLLAKERGLCVVINQTCCTYINQNQQIATDIEEIWEKTKILHEASQDDTSWGLTDILEKLTSWLPNLAWLKQFFVTTIIIILLSVVLCIVVQCGFWCSKSTGDSYIEWKNNQLQWELETNKYFDRMLDRETMY; encoded by the coding sequence ATGGACTTCACAAGAAAAGGGACCTTTGATGCTCAAATTTGTGAGACATTGATTGTCATGCTCCTGAGCTGGACCTTGCCCAAGGGGCAGGCTTGGGATCGAAATACTTATTTAAACATAACAGAGAGTATCTCAAAAGCACTAAATTTATCAGACTGTTGGGTATGCAATCCCCTTCCTCGGGGGAACATGGAACTCCCCTTTTTAGGAATCCCGACCACAAATTGGACATCTCTTACTAGGGACGGGCCAGACAGGAATGGATCATGCCCTTATGGAAAGGGAAATACCCAGCGGGGACCCAGCTTTGATCTGGAGGTACCTGACCCTAAAGAGGTCTTAATTACTGGCCGTTACTTAAATATTACTGATAATATTTGGGGAGACATGGACAATTGTAGCCTTGCAGAAAATCTGGGAACTTTTGATAAAGGAAAACTAGAACGTCTTGGACTGAACTTAACTATCAGTTTCTATTATATCCGGAAACCAAAGAGGGGGCGAGGACAAGACAGAAGCGAGTCGCATCTAGGTCCAAGATGCAACATAGGGCCCAGATACTGGTGGCTCTGTGGGGATGGCAGGGCCAGAAAGAGTTTACCCCAGAACTGGAAGGGACACTGTGTTCGGGGGTACCTCACACCTCAGACCAGTATATTCAAGGGAGCTTCACCTCCCCGAGGGCTTTTGAGAACACCTTGGCTCCGTGTAAAACGGACTGAAAACCCACTAATTATTCGAGGTACTGGGTACCATAGTTTCATCCGATGGTTAATCCCCTCTTTAGCGAGGGTAAGCAAATTGGAGAAAGCCATTGTGAATATATCTGCTACATTAGAGATTATAGAAAATGCTACAACTGATGCGATTCGAGGGCTGCAACTGGAAATACAATCCCTAAGTAAAGTAGTACTCCAAAATAGAATGGGATTGGACATGCTTTTAGCAAAAGAAAGGGGCTTATGTGTAGTTATAAACCAAACTTGCTGTACCTATATCAATCAAAACCAACAAATTGCAACAGATATTGAAGAGATATGGGAAAAGACTAAAATACTACATGAAGCTTCCCAAGATGACACTTCTTGGGGCTTGACAGACATATTAGAAAAATTAACCTCCTGGCTGCCAAATTTGGCATGGCTGAAGCAATTCTTTGTCACTACAATAATCATCATTCTCTTGTCTGTGGTCCTTTGCATAGTGGTTCAATGTGGCTTTTGGTGCTCTAAGAGTACAGGAGACTCTTACATTGAATGGAAGAATAATCAATTACAATGGGAACTCGAAACCAACAAATACTTTGACAGGATGCTAGATAGGGAAACAATGTATTAG
- the TAF13 gene encoding transcription initiation factor TFIID subunit 13 isoform X1 produces MADEEEDAPFEEDAEEAGGGLDGGQGKRKRLFSKELRCMMYGFGDDQNPYTESVDILEDLVIEFITEMTHKAMSIGRQGRVQVEDIVFLIRKDPRKFARVKDLLTMNEELKRARKAFDEANYGS; encoded by the exons ATGGCTGACGAGGAGGAGGACGCGCCG TTTGAAGAAGACGCGGAAGAAGCCGGCGGGGGCCTGGACGGCGGGCAAGGCAAGAGGAAGAGGCTGTTCTCCAAAGAGC TAAGATGCATGATGTATGGATTCGGGGATGACCAGAACCCTTACACAGAATCGGTGGACATTCTCGAGGACCTGGTAATAGAGTTTATCACAGAAATG ACACACAAGGCCATGTCAATTGGGCGGCAGGGTCGTGTACAGGTTGAGGACATTGTCTTTCTAATACGCAAGGACCCCCGGAAGTTTGCCAGAGTTAAAGACCTCCTAACTATGAATGAAGAACTGAAACGAGCCAGAAAGGCCTTTGATGAAGCAAACTATGGATCCTGA